One window from the genome of Dermacentor silvarum isolate Dsil-2018 chromosome 5, BIME_Dsil_1.4, whole genome shotgun sequence encodes:
- the LOC125945931 gene encoding uncharacterized protein LOC125945931, whose protein sequence is MRYCMRHEPALSTVPPVLPRLPADSIDELGAAVRDETVAAPLRKHLLQIGGKSLREVASNSMKAVMAHPVQVLYSLHSRKGKRAFINLKLCRIVTDVICAKGEGRPDRSTGLH, encoded by the exons ATGAGGTACTGCATGAGGCATGagcctgccttgtcgacggtgcctccagttcttcctcggctacctgccgacagTATTGACGAATTAGgggcagccgtgcgggatgagaCTGTGGCTGCCCCCTTG cgcaagcacctcctgcaaataggagggaagtcgctgcgcgaggtggcatcgaattccatgaaggctgtaatggcacaccccgtccaagtgctttacagccttcatagcaggaaggggaagagggcattcatcaatttgaagttatgccggatagtcacag atgtcatctgtgcgaaaggggAGGGCCGACCTGACAGAAGCACAGGACTGCATTAa